One genomic window of Actinoplanes lobatus includes the following:
- a CDS encoding phospho-sugar mutase — translation MAPQVDVDLIARAEAWLADDPDPASRAELRAVIDGLPATAAELLDRFAGPLTFGTAGLRGRLRAGPNGMNLAVVTRAAAGLVGWLAASGGEGPLVIGYDARHGSKEFAERTARVATGAGRGALLLPGPLPTPVLAYAVRALGAVAGVMVTASHNPPQDNGYKVYLGAALGGPAGDGAQIVPPADAGIEAAIRAVPSVASVPLGGPGTLLGAEVAQGYVRSATAVLDPSGPRDLTIAYTPMHGVGGSTLAEAFVAAGFPAPAIVAAQAEPDPEFPTVAFPNPEEPGAMDRLLALAGKHNADLAIANDPDADRCAVAIPGPDGWRPLRGDELGVLLADHLIRRGTPGLYATTIVSSSMLGRLCAARGVPYAETLTGFKWIVRAAEDLAFGYEEALGYCVAPALVRDKDGITAALTVAELAAGLKAEGRTLAGRLDELALELGLHATDQLSVRVDDLAEIGTAMGRARRNPPAALLGAPVTGTTDLLPENDVLTFRTATTRVVIRPSGTEPKLKAYLEVVVEGDPATARTRAAADLKALRAEIAATLGV, via the coding sequence ATGGCACCACAAGTTGATGTTGACCTGATCGCCCGGGCCGAGGCCTGGCTCGCCGACGACCCCGATCCGGCGAGCCGGGCCGAGCTGCGTGCGGTGATCGACGGTCTGCCGGCCACCGCCGCCGAACTGCTCGACCGCTTCGCCGGCCCGCTCACCTTCGGCACGGCCGGTCTGCGCGGCCGTCTGCGCGCCGGCCCCAACGGCATGAACCTCGCGGTGGTCACCCGGGCCGCGGCCGGCCTGGTCGGCTGGCTGGCGGCGAGCGGCGGCGAGGGCCCGCTGGTGATCGGGTACGACGCCCGGCACGGTTCGAAGGAGTTCGCCGAGCGGACCGCCCGGGTCGCGACCGGCGCCGGTCGCGGGGCGCTGCTGCTGCCCGGGCCGCTGCCGACGCCGGTGCTGGCGTACGCCGTCCGCGCTCTCGGCGCGGTCGCCGGGGTGATGGTGACCGCCAGCCACAACCCGCCCCAGGACAACGGCTACAAGGTCTATCTGGGCGCGGCGCTGGGTGGTCCGGCCGGCGACGGGGCGCAGATCGTCCCGCCGGCCGACGCCGGCATCGAGGCCGCCATCCGGGCGGTCCCGAGCGTCGCGTCGGTCCCGCTGGGCGGTCCGGGCACGCTTCTGGGTGCGGAGGTGGCCCAGGGGTACGTGCGGAGCGCGACCGCCGTCCTGGACCCGTCCGGCCCGCGTGACCTGACGATCGCGTACACCCCGATGCACGGGGTCGGTGGGTCGACACTGGCCGAGGCGTTCGTGGCGGCCGGTTTCCCCGCCCCGGCGATCGTCGCGGCGCAGGCGGAGCCGGACCCCGAGTTCCCGACCGTGGCGTTCCCGAACCCGGAGGAGCCGGGCGCCATGGACCGGCTGCTGGCGCTGGCCGGGAAGCACAACGCCGACCTGGCGATCGCGAACGACCCGGACGCCGACCGCTGTGCCGTGGCGATCCCGGGCCCGGACGGCTGGCGGCCGCTGCGCGGTGACGAGCTGGGTGTGCTGCTGGCCGACCACCTGATCCGCCGGGGCACTCCCGGCCTGTACGCCACCACGATCGTCTCGTCGTCGATGCTGGGCCGCCTGTGCGCCGCCCGTGGCGTCCCCTACGCCGAGACCCTGACCGGCTTCAAGTGGATCGTCCGGGCGGCCGAGGACCTGGCGTTCGGTTACGAGGAGGCGCTCGGCTACTGCGTGGCCCCGGCCCTGGTCCGGGACAAGGACGGCATCACGGCGGCGCTGACCGTCGCCGAGCTGGCCGCCGGCCTGAAGGCGGAGGGCCGCACCCTCGCCGGCCGCCTCGACGAGCTGGCCCTCGAACTGGGCCTGCACGCCACCGACCAGCTGTCGGTCCGGGTCGACGACCTCGCCGAGATCGGGACGGCGATGGGCCGGGCCCGGCGCAACCCGCCGGCGGCGCTCCTCGGGGCCCCGGTCACCGGGACGACCGACCTGCTGCCGGAGAACGACGTGCTGACTTTCCGCACCGCCACGACCCGCGTCGTGATCCGGCCGTCCGGCACGGAGCCGAAGCTCAAGGCGTACCTCGAAGTGGTCGTCGAGGGTGACCCGGCGACGGCCCGCACCCGCGCGGCGGCGGACCTGAAGGCCCTTCGCGCCGAGATCGCGGCAACGCTCGGCGTCTAG
- a CDS encoding GOLPH3/VPS74 family protein: MTPIPLAEELLLLAYDDQTGKATGSRIGLDLGMAAAVLIDLALANRIAYAADGYLKVVDATPLGDPVADAVLGKVASDEPHTPAQWLQRLRHRLRTRVLEDLCARGVVQDVDETQMGVIHVHRYPTSDPAYEAEIRQRLAAALTGDTLPDERTAALATLLVAARMEPALKLPAGESERAHERLAEIASNAGFVGDVSLEDSIVRPSVALVVATLGRAIQAALGAPKPI; encoded by the coding sequence ATGACCCCCATCCCGCTCGCCGAGGAACTCCTCCTCCTCGCGTATGACGACCAGACCGGAAAGGCCACGGGTTCCCGCATCGGGCTCGACCTGGGCATGGCCGCCGCGGTGCTGATCGACCTGGCGCTGGCCAACCGGATCGCGTACGCGGCCGACGGCTACCTGAAGGTCGTGGACGCCACACCGCTCGGCGACCCGGTCGCCGACGCCGTGCTGGGAAAGGTCGCGTCCGACGAGCCGCACACCCCGGCCCAGTGGCTGCAGCGCCTGCGTCACCGGCTGCGTACCCGGGTGCTCGAGGACCTGTGCGCCCGGGGTGTCGTGCAGGACGTGGACGAGACCCAGATGGGTGTCATCCACGTGCACCGTTACCCGACCAGCGATCCGGCGTACGAGGCCGAGATCCGGCAGCGGCTGGCGGCCGCGCTGACCGGCGACACCCTGCCCGACGAGCGGACGGCCGCGCTGGCCACCCTGCTCGTCGCGGCCCGGATGGAGCCGGCGCTGAAACTCCCGGCCGGGGAGTCCGAGCGGGCCCACGAGCGGCTCGCGGAGATCGCCAGCAACGCCGGCTTCGTGGGTGACGTCTCCCTGGAGGACTCCATCGTGCGGCCCAGCGTCGCGCTGGTGGTGGCCACCCTGGGCCGGGCCATCCAGGCCGCGCTGGGCGCCCCCAAGCCGATCTGA